Proteins co-encoded in one uncultured Draconibacterium sp. genomic window:
- the nadB gene encoding L-aspartate oxidase, producing MQILEFDTVVIGSGLAGLSAAYHSSKYGRVAIVTKSQLDVSNSYYAQGGIAAAIADYDSPEQHAQDTLVAGRGICDHDAVDVLVNEGRERVKELIDLGMQFDKKNGEFVMGLEGGHSKRRILHAGGDATGKELTLFKLRLIQEQENVEAFEFVVAVKLLKHNNAIVGLQAYDFKTNRNIIFKTKAVIVATGGLSRVFERSTNPHTATGDGIALAYDAGARLADLEFVQFHPSALYVPGKEAYLISEAVRGEGAWLLNSKGERFMKDIHPLAELAPRDVVAYSIFRQIQKSDEDHIFLSLTHLDKEKIRKRFKNIDRHLTGFGFDLTEDNLPIAPAAHYMVGGIRTNLDAETNVSGLFVCGEAASTGVMGANRLASNSLLECLVFGKRASEKAAKLVASEHLIEAPEPITLDANNEQLFLKYQNELAQIMSKKLGIVRNREDLEAALSRLTEIVSEFNKTQNEYNLIKIRNMSLISKLIAQSALVREESRGGHIREDFQKENPDFKTHIIQQNNKNIEFEPIRK from the coding sequence ATGCAAATACTTGAATTTGATACGGTTGTAATAGGAAGTGGGCTGGCAGGATTGTCGGCTGCTTATCATTCTTCAAAATATGGACGCGTTGCGATAGTTACTAAATCTCAGCTTGATGTTAGTAATTCGTATTATGCGCAGGGAGGAATTGCTGCCGCAATTGCTGATTATGATTCGCCAGAGCAACATGCACAGGATACATTGGTTGCCGGACGTGGTATTTGCGACCACGATGCGGTAGATGTATTGGTAAATGAAGGTCGCGAACGTGTAAAGGAACTAATCGATTTGGGAATGCAATTCGATAAGAAAAACGGCGAGTTTGTGATGGGGCTGGAAGGTGGACATAGCAAGCGACGTATTCTACATGCGGGTGGCGATGCAACCGGAAAAGAGCTGACTTTGTTTAAGCTACGCCTTATTCAGGAGCAAGAGAACGTAGAAGCTTTCGAGTTTGTGGTGGCCGTTAAATTGCTCAAGCACAACAATGCCATTGTGGGGCTTCAGGCTTACGATTTTAAAACCAACAGAAATATCATATTCAAAACAAAAGCTGTAATTGTTGCAACGGGTGGTTTGTCGCGGGTTTTTGAGCGTTCAACAAATCCACATACAGCAACCGGCGATGGAATTGCATTGGCATACGATGCTGGGGCGCGACTAGCTGATCTTGAATTTGTTCAGTTTCACCCATCGGCCTTATATGTGCCGGGAAAAGAAGCTTACCTGATTAGCGAGGCAGTTCGAGGAGAAGGAGCGTGGTTGCTTAATTCGAAAGGCGAACGCTTTATGAAAGATATTCATCCGCTGGCCGAACTGGCACCGCGCGATGTAGTTGCTTACAGTATTTTTAGGCAAATTCAAAAATCAGATGAGGATCATATCTTTTTGTCGCTAACACATTTGGATAAGGAAAAGATCAGAAAGCGATTTAAGAATATCGACAGACATTTAACCGGATTTGGTTTTGATTTAACCGAAGATAATTTACCTATTGCGCCGGCAGCGCACTATATGGTTGGCGGAATTCGCACTAATCTCGATGCTGAAACAAATGTTTCGGGTCTCTTTGTTTGTGGCGAGGCTGCATCAACCGGAGTAATGGGAGCCAATCGTTTGGCAAGTAATTCTTTGCTCGAGTGTTTGGTTTTCGGCAAGCGGGCCAGCGAAAAAGCTGCAAAACTTGTTGCGTCGGAGCATCTGATTGAAGCGCCCGAGCCAATTACATTAGATGCAAATAACGAGCAACTTTTTCTGAAATACCAGAATGAGTTGGCACAAATTATGTCGAAGAAGCTGGGAATTGTCAGAAACCGGGAAGATCTGGAGGCTGCACTTAGTCGTCTTACTGAAATTGTTTCAGAATTCAACAAGACTCAAAACGAATATAATTTAATTAAAATCAGGAATATGTCGCTTATTAGTAAACTCATTGCGCAATCAGCACTGGTTCGCGAAGAAAGTCGTGGTGGGCATATCCGTGAAGATTTTCAGAAGGAGAATCCTGATTTTAAAACACATATTATTCAACAAAATAACAAGAACATTGAGTTTGAACCCATAAGAAAGTAA
- the nadC gene encoding carboxylating nicotinate-nucleotide diphosphorylase, with product MMDEKTLKSAEVLFDMAYAEDIGDGDITTNNLIDSNDIKTAQFVAKEEGVVAGLQVAEMVFRKFDNNLEWEVFMPDGTHVVPGDIIAQFKGNYRALLTGERKALNFLQRLSGIASYSNLCMKETEGTKVEILDTRKTLPGYRYLDKYAVRMGGASNHRFGLYDMVMIKDNHIQVAGSITKAVDAIRKNIPKSIKIEVETTTIDQVKEALAADVDIIMLDNMRSTMMKECVDIIDRRAKVEASGNMTIKRIRKVAQTGVDYISIGALTHSVKALDISQRIID from the coding sequence ATGATGGATGAGAAAACATTAAAGTCGGCCGAAGTTTTATTCGACATGGCTTACGCCGAAGATATCGGCGACGGAGACATAACTACAAACAACCTTATAGATAGTAACGATATAAAAACAGCACAGTTTGTAGCTAAAGAAGAGGGTGTTGTGGCAGGTTTGCAAGTTGCAGAAATGGTTTTCAGAAAATTTGATAATAATCTGGAATGGGAAGTATTTATGCCCGACGGAACTCATGTAGTTCCCGGTGATATAATTGCCCAGTTTAAAGGAAACTATCGTGCGTTGTTAACCGGCGAGCGTAAAGCACTGAATTTTCTTCAGCGTTTATCGGGAATTGCCAGCTATTCGAATTTATGCATGAAGGAAACAGAGGGTACAAAAGTAGAGATTCTGGATACCCGAAAAACCTTGCCCGGATACCGTTACCTAGATAAGTACGCGGTTCGGATGGGAGGTGCCTCGAACCACCGTTTTGGATTGTACGACATGGTAATGATTAAAGACAACCACATACAGGTTGCGGGAAGCATTACCAAAGCAGTGGACGCTATTCGTAAGAACATTCCAAAAAGTATTAAAATTGAGGTGGAAACCACAACTATCGACCAGGTAAAAGAAGCACTGGCTGCCGACGTTGATATTATAATGCTTGACAATATGCGTTCAACAATGATGAAAGAGTGTGTTGATATTATCGACCGTCGTGCTAAAGTTGAAGCATCGGGGAATATGACCATCAAACGTATTCGCAAAGTAGCGCAAACTGGCGTTGATTATATTTCGATTGGTGCATTAACACATTCGGTAAAAGCACTCGACATCAGTCAGCGCATTATTGATTAA
- the lptC gene encoding LPS export ABC transporter periplasmic protein LptC — translation MSRIAVPVLGTAILFFACKKNDIDKIKAFGSPENLPTLEATNFETLSTDSGTIRFFLKAPKLLRFENEGKTFNEFPKGLLLIKYDENHKVTSSIKADYAKEFIKEDKWEAKNNVIVTNENGDSLKTEHLIWDKKHETIFTEEYVKIISADKIITGTGLTSDQDMQNWKITNPKGVIYVAVDNKNKPQSTGSNFEKPAEDINDPVISKTPPKKAVNFN, via the coding sequence ATGTCTCGTATTGCAGTTCCCGTGTTGGGAACTGCAATACTTTTCTTTGCTTGTAAGAAAAACGACATTGATAAGATAAAAGCTTTTGGTTCCCCCGAAAATTTGCCGACTTTAGAGGCTACAAATTTCGAAACACTCTCCACCGATTCAGGTACGATACGTTTTTTTCTTAAAGCTCCAAAATTACTTCGTTTTGAAAACGAAGGCAAAACATTTAACGAGTTTCCAAAAGGTTTATTACTGATTAAATACGACGAGAATCATAAAGTAACTTCCAGTATTAAGGCCGATTATGCCAAGGAATTTATTAAAGAAGATAAGTGGGAAGCTAAAAATAATGTGATTGTTACCAACGAAAATGGCGACTCGCTAAAAACTGAACATCTTATTTGGGACAAAAAACACGAAACGATCTTTACCGAAGAATACGTGAAGATTATTAGTGCCGACAAAATTATAACCGGAACAGGATTAACATCTGATCAGGATATGCAAAACTGGAAAATTACAAATCCGAAAGGAGTAATTTATGTAGCGGTAGATAATAAAAATAAGCCGCAGTCAACCGGTAGTAACTTTGAAAAGCCAGCAGAAGATATAAACGATCCGGTTATTTCGAAAACACCACCCAAAAAAGCTGTAAACTTTAACTAG
- a CDS encoding type III pantothenate kinase, giving the protein MNLVIDIGNTRTKYSVCTKNEVVKTVSVDAFLPALISTLKQEYEGLDRAILSSVKDYPDELKVALTEQFKLFIELDAATRLPVENCYESKETLGKDRIAAIVGAFELYPNTNVLVIDAGTAITYDLLTAEGKYLGGNISPGLAMRFKALNQFTGKLPKVEKGVIEELIGKTTEQAIRAGVQHGIVFEVDHAITSFKENYNNLKVIMTGGDAEFFDKKLKNSFFVHFNLTSIGLNRILQHNGETK; this is encoded by the coding sequence ATGAATCTTGTAATAGATATAGGCAATACTCGAACAAAGTATTCGGTTTGTACCAAAAACGAGGTGGTGAAAACGGTGTCGGTTGATGCGTTTTTACCTGCTTTAATCAGTACATTAAAACAAGAATACGAGGGGTTGGATCGTGCAATTTTATCGTCGGTAAAAGATTATCCTGATGAGTTAAAAGTTGCGCTGACCGAACAGTTCAAGCTCTTTATTGAACTTGATGCTGCAACTCGGTTGCCTGTTGAAAACTGTTACGAGTCGAAAGAGACATTGGGAAAAGACCGCATTGCGGCAATTGTAGGAGCTTTCGAGCTGTATCCTAATACAAATGTTTTGGTTATTGATGCCGGAACTGCAATTACCTACGATTTGTTAACCGCCGAAGGTAAATACCTGGGCGGAAATATTTCACCTGGTTTGGCGATGCGCTTTAAGGCATTAAACCAGTTTACAGGAAAACTTCCTAAAGTAGAAAAGGGAGTTATTGAAGAACTAATTGGAAAAACAACCGAGCAGGCAATTAGAGCCGGAGTACAACACGGCATTGTGTTCGAAGTAGATCATGCAATTACCTCATTTAAGGAAAATTATAATAATTTAAAAGTTATTATGACCGGGGGCGATGCCGAATTTTTTGATAAGAAATTAAAAAATTCTTTCTTTGTACACTTTAATTTAACCAGTATTGGTTTAAACCGCATTTTACAACATAATGGGGAGACTAAATAG
- a CDS encoding hemolysin family protein has translation MNPYLLILITIILSAFFSGMEIAFVSANKLRLELDKQSDPFSSKLLKFLTHNGGQYIATMLVGNNIALVVYGIAFAAVLEPLLLNSIQSESVVLLLQTIISTFVILLFAEFLPKTLFRIFPNTLLNVFALPLAFFYVVFFPVTRFSMGITNFLLRNVFNTEPGNEDKNKVFRRIDLDEFIKENDRTNTEHKELVETEIKLFKNALDFSKIKLREVMIPRTEIEMMETGASINDLRQKFVETGYSRILIFSESIDNIIGYVHSSILFKNPQTIDPFIKNVLIVPETMPANKLLSTFIQEHRSIAIVVDEFGGTAGMVTSEDILEEIFGEIEDEHDVKGIIEKKISDSEFIFSARAEIDMLNEKYFLELPENEDFETLAGFILYNYESIPKVNSVIKIEKFQFKILKASNTKIELVKLKLLDD, from the coding sequence ATGAACCCGTATTTGCTGATTCTGATTACGATCATTCTCTCGGCCTTTTTTTCAGGAATGGAGATTGCTTTTGTTTCAGCGAATAAACTGCGCCTGGAGCTGGATAAACAATCCGATCCGTTTAGTTCAAAATTATTGAAGTTTTTAACCCATAACGGAGGGCAGTATATTGCTACCATGTTGGTTGGTAACAACATTGCGCTGGTAGTTTACGGTATTGCTTTTGCTGCCGTTTTAGAACCACTTTTGCTAAACTCTATCCAATCGGAGTCGGTGGTTTTATTGCTGCAAACTATAATCTCAACATTTGTAATTTTACTGTTTGCCGAGTTTTTACCCAAAACACTATTTCGCATCTTCCCCAATACGCTGCTGAATGTTTTTGCTTTGCCACTGGCTTTTTTTTATGTGGTATTTTTTCCGGTAACACGTTTCTCTATGGGCATTACCAACTTTTTGTTGAGAAATGTTTTTAATACCGAACCCGGCAACGAAGACAAAAACAAAGTGTTTCGCAGGATTGATCTTGATGAATTTATAAAAGAGAACGACCGGACAAATACAGAGCATAAAGAACTTGTTGAAACAGAGATCAAGCTGTTTAAAAATGCCCTCGATTTCTCGAAAATAAAGTTGCGCGAGGTAATGATTCCGCGTACCGAAATTGAAATGATGGAAACCGGAGCTTCGATAAACGATTTGCGTCAAAAATTTGTTGAAACTGGTTATTCAAGAATTTTGATATTTAGCGAGAGTATCGACAATATAATTGGTTATGTGCACTCTTCCATATTGTTTAAAAACCCGCAAACCATCGATCCGTTTATAAAAAATGTATTGATTGTACCCGAAACCATGCCGGCAAATAAATTGTTGAGTACCTTTATTCAAGAGCACCGAAGCATTGCCATTGTTGTTGATGAATTTGGCGGAACGGCAGGAATGGTGACCAGTGAAGATATTCTGGAAGAAATATTTGGCGAGATAGAAGACGAGCACGATGTGAAGGGTATAATTGAAAAGAAAATAAGCGATTCTGAGTTTATTTTTTCAGCACGAGCAGAAATTGATATGCTGAATGAAAAATATTTCCTCGAACTTCCAGAAAACGAAGATTTTGAAACACTTGCCGGATTTATTCTTTACAACTACGAAAGTATACCCAAAGTCAATTCGGTTATAAAAATCGAAAAATTTCAGTTTAAAATCCTAAAGGCAAGCAATACTAAAATCGAATTGGTAAAACTCAAACTTCTGGACGATTGA